In one window of Methanothermobacter sp. DNA:
- a CDS encoding cytochrome c biogenesis CcdA family protein, with amino-acid sequence MHEYILSFAAGIFSALSPCIIPVVPILFSEAIMGDKRQIAFFSAGFASVFFSVILLTAVFTAAVNYYLLYLRIPASIVIIVMGVWLLSEKPLLSFRVPATENHLLLGFLTALAWAPCYSPYLVTVISYSALETGSVILNMLLYTGGLSAVLIALALMAEQPFKRLAERTGYLRKFGGFMVMAAGIYMLYQLIG; translated from the coding sequence ATGCATGAATACATCCTGTCATTTGCTGCAGGGATATTTTCAGCCCTATCCCCATGCATAATCCCTGTTGTACCCATCCTGTTCTCTGAGGCAATCATGGGGGATAAAAGACAGATTGCATTTTTTTCAGCCGGGTTTGCCTCGGTATTTTTCTCTGTGATACTGTTAACAGCCGTATTCACAGCAGCCGTGAATTACTACCTCCTCTATCTGCGCATACCCGCATCCATTGTGATAATAGTCATGGGGGTCTGGCTTCTATCTGAGAAACCCCTCCTTTCATTCAGGGTTCCAGCCACCGAAAATCACCTTCTTCTGGGGTTCCTCACGGCCCTTGCCTGGGCACCCTGCTACAGCCCATACCTGGTAACTGTTATATCATACTCTGCTCTGGAAACCGGGAGTGTTATTCTTAACATGCTCCTCTACACAGGAGGTTTATCAGCGGTACTTATCGCCCTGGCTTTAATGGCAGAGCAACCATTTAAAAGGCTCGCGGAAAGGACAGGGTATCTGAGAAAATTTGGAGGTTTCATGGTAATGGCTGCAGGTATCTACATGCTTTACCAGCTGATTGGATAA
- a CDS encoding NAD(P)-dependent oxidoreductase: protein MRVGFIGFGEVAYTLASRLRDEGVDVLTSLEGRSTRTVKLAGEAGVLDVPQEEVYSADIVISAVTPSVAVEAAREAGKHVKGVYVDINNIAPRTVRKASSFIKNGRFADAAIMGSVRRKGAGVLIIAAGEGAEDFMKLNRYGLNIEVRGQRPGDASAIKMLRSSYTKGVSALLWETLLSAHMMGLEKDVMEVLEYTEGTDFRESTLSRLRSSIIHAGRRYEEMMEVQGMLEEVIEPAMPSCIMKVFERLNEIDAPHNADYSDLLRLVAGKYQPPHGDADING, encoded by the coding sequence ATGAGGGTAGGATTCATAGGTTTCGGGGAAGTTGCATACACCCTCGCCTCAAGGCTCAGGGATGAGGGTGTTGATGTGCTAACCTCCCTTGAGGGTAGGAGCACCAGGACGGTGAAACTTGCAGGAGAGGCGGGAGTTCTTGATGTGCCACAGGAAGAGGTCTATTCTGCGGATATTGTTATATCGGCTGTCACCCCCTCGGTGGCGGTTGAGGCGGCAAGGGAGGCAGGGAAACATGTAAAGGGGGTTTACGTTGATATAAACAACATAGCACCGAGAACGGTAAGGAAGGCCAGCTCCTTCATAAAAAACGGCAGATTCGCTGACGCCGCCATAATGGGGAGCGTCCGGAGGAAGGGCGCCGGTGTGCTCATAATAGCTGCCGGTGAAGGCGCTGAGGATTTCATGAAACTTAACAGGTATGGATTGAACATTGAGGTCCGCGGCCAGAGGCCAGGGGATGCATCGGCAATCAAGATGCTCAGAAGCAGCTACACGAAGGGTGTTTCAGCCCTTCTCTGGGAAACACTCCTTTCAGCACACATGATGGGCCTTGAGAAGGACGTCATGGAGGTACTTGAGTACACTGAGGGAACGGATTTCAGGGAATCCACGCTTTCGAGGTTGAGAAGTTCCATAATCCATGCAGGAAGGAGATATGAGGAGATGATGGAGGTTCAGGGAATGCTTGAGGAGGTCATTGAACCCGCCATGCCATCATGCATCATGAAGGTATTTGAAAGGCTCAATGAAATTGATGCACCACATAATGCAGATTACAGTGACCTCCTAAGACTGGTGGCAGGGAAATATCAGCCACCACATGGCGATGCAGATATAAACGGGTAA